A single window of Pseudoduganella plicata DNA harbors:
- a CDS encoding Dabb family protein has translation MANQTTLRHVVLFSFRDDAPADAVDKIVTDFGKLKDAIPGVVAYEWGTNVSPENLNDGFTHCFTLTFASAPDRDTYLNHPVHQAFVHTLGACLAKAVVVDYWAQ, from the coding sequence ATGGCCAACCAGACCACCCTGCGCCACGTTGTCCTGTTCTCGTTCCGCGATGACGCCCCCGCCGACGCCGTCGACAAGATCGTCACCGATTTCGGCAAGCTGAAGGACGCCATTCCCGGCGTCGTTGCCTATGAATGGGGCACCAATGTCAGCCCCGAGAATCTCAACGACGGCTTCACCCACTGCTTCACGCTGACGTTCGCCAGCGCGCCGGATCGGGATACTTACCTGAACCATCCGGTGCATCAGGCATTCGTGCACACGCTGGGAGCCTGCCTGGCAAA